A segment of the Pseudomonas serboccidentalis genome:
CTCGGCGCTTGCCAGGTGTCGACCGGCGTTTGCCCGGTGAGCAGCCCGAGTTGGGTCTGCCAGTGACGCAAGGCGTACGGGTCGCCGCTGTCGACTTCGACCGGGGCGAACAGGGTCTTGCCGCCGTGCTCGCTCAGCCATTGATGCAAGCGTCGGGCGAAGCCGCAGAAGTGCGCATACTGGCGGTCACCCAGGCCGAGTACGGCGTAGTGCAGGCCATCGAGGCTTGCGGCGTTGCGCAGCACTTTGCGCTCGAAGCCGCGAGCGCTGTCCGGTGCTTCACCGTCGCCGAAGGTGCTGACCACGAACAGCGCGTGGTTCGATTCACGCAGATCCTGCGTGCTGATGTCCGCCAGCGGCTGCACGTTCACCGGCAATCCGGCGGCCTGCAATTGCCCGGCCGTCTGCCACGCCAGTTGTTCGGCAAAACCGCTCTGGCTGGCGAAACCGATCAACCAACCGGGTGCATTGCCGGCCGGTTGTTCGAGGCCTTTGCGTGCGTCCTGAATCTGCTTTTTCTTGCGCCGCCGGTCCAGATACAGCAACCACCCGGTGATGAAAAACAGCGGCATGCACACCGCAGCGAGGGTGATGATGATCCGTCCGACGAGGCCGAAATAGCTGCCGACGTGCAGCGCGTAAATACTGGTGAGCAGTTGCGCCTTGAAGCTCTTGTCGGCGTAGCGGTCGACGCGTTGGACGATGCCGGTGGCCGGGTCGAGGGTGATCTGGTTCAGCGCGCGATCATGCGGCGAGCTGTCGAGCAGGTAAAACACGGTCGCCGGTTGCCCGGCCACTGGCGGCATGCGGATGTTATAGGCCGACAAGCCCGGGCCGGCCGCGCTGTAGATGCTGCTCCACATCGCCGCGTAGTCGGCCGTCGGTGCCGGGCCTTCCGGCGCCGGCCCGCGACCACCGCGCACGCGTTCGTTTTGCGGTGCGTCGGAAAGCAGTCGGGTCAGGCCCTTGTTGTACCACTCGTAGGACCAGGACAACCCGGTCAACGCCAGCAGCAGATACACCAGCAAACACCAGGTGCCGGCTACCGAGTGCAGGTCCCAATTGAAGCTGCGACCCTTTTTCTTCCAGTCCAGGGTCAGCCACACGCGCCAGCTGTTCCACTGTCGTGGCCAGCGCAGGTACAGCCCGGAGAGGCAGAAGAACAACAGGATCAGGGTGCATGCGCCGGTGATGTTGCGCCCGGTGTCGCCCATGGCGAGGAAGCGGTGCAGTTGCAGCATCAGGCCGAAGAAATCCTGGCCCACGGCATCGCCCATGAACTCGCCGGTGTACGGATCGAAGTAGCGCATCTCGCCACGGCGTTCGCCTTTGGGCGGCGTGAAGTAGACGCGTGCGGCGTTGCCGCTGTCGGTCTCGACCCAGAGCATCGCGACTTTTTTGCCGGAGGTCGCTTCGATGTGCTCCACCAGTTCGACCGGAGGCAGGACGCCGGCGACCTGTTTTTCCACCTGCAGCACCGATGGGTTCAGCGCCCGCAGAATTTCGTCCTGAAACGAATAGGCGGCACCGGTAATGCCCATCAGGGCCAGCACCAGCCCGGCAGTGATGCCAAAAAACCAGTGCAACTGGAACAGGGTTTTCTTCAACACGTCACTCGCCGTCCGTTCGAAAATTGTTTTCACGGCGCGCATTATGCCGTGGGTTGTCGAGAGCTTCTTTGATTACGCACAAAGGCCCCGTTCAATTGAATGAACGGGGCTTTGTTCTTTGTAGGAGCTGCGGCACGCTGCGATCTTTTGATGTTGGTTTTTAAGAATCAAGATCAAAAGATCGCAGCGTGCCGCAGCTCCTACAGGGTCAGAAGTGGAAGTTGGCACTCAGCAGCGCTGTGCGACCCGCCGCCACATGGGCGTAGTGGGTCTGGAACACCTGGTCGAAGTAACGCTTGTCGGTCAGGTTTTGCAGGTTGAGTTGCAGGTCGACGTTCTTGGTCAGGGCGTAGCTGGCCATGGCGTCGTAGCGCCAGTAGGACGGGATCTCCACCGAGTTGGCGACGTTACCGAACTGCGAGTCGACGAAGGTCGCGCCGCCGCCAATGGTCAGTTTTTCCGGGATCAGGTCATAGGTCGACCACAGGGTGAAGTTGTTGCGCGGTGTGCTCGGCATGTGGTTGCCCTTGTCGGCGGCGAGGGTGGTCTTGACCACTTCGCTGTCCATGTAGGTGTAGCCGCCGAAGACTTTCCAGTTACGTGTCAGTTTGCCGCTGTAGGTCAGCTCAAGGCCATTGACGACCTGTTCGCCATCGAGCACCTGGGTGGTGGCGCCGTCTGGGTCGTCGATACGCGCATTGGTTTTCTCGGTGCGGAACAGCGCTGCGGTCAGCGACAGATCGTCACCGAAGAAGTCCCACTTGGTACCGATCTCGTAGTTGCGGTTTTTTTCCGGATCCAGGTCGCTGTTGTTCGCCGTCAGTTCCAGGCCGCCGTTACCGCTGGTTTCGCCGGCCGGGTTGCTGGAGGTGGAATAGGCCGCGTAGACACTGCCGTTAGGCAGTGGGTTGTAGACCACGCCGATCTGGTAGTTGAGCAGGTCGCTGGTGTTCTCGCGGGAGAAGTTGCCTGCCACCGCGCCGCGACCGCCGGTGCTGTAACCGCTGGATTCGGTCTGATAGTTGTCATAGCGCAGGCCGAGGTTCAGGGACCATTGCTCGTTGAACTTCAGCGTGTCGAAGACGTAAGCCGCCGCGGTTTTGGTGTCGGTATCGGTGTACGCGGCGCTGTCAGTGATTTTGCCCGACCAGTTATCCCCAGGCGTTGGCTTGTACAGGTTGGTGCAGTCGCCAGAACGGAACAGCGCAGCGTTGCACGTGGTGCCGCTGGCGGACGAAGTCAGCACATACGGCCGGTTGTGGGTGTCCTGGTAGGAGAACTCCAGGCCGGTGACCAGGCTGTGCTCAATGCCGGCCGTGTTGAATTTGGCACTCAGGTCGGTCTGGTTGACCCAGCCGCTGGAGGTCGAGTTGCGGCTCTTGGCGCCACGATAGACGCTGCCCTTGGCCACGTTGCCCTTGCTGTCGTCCGGGTTGCTGACGATGTAGTCGAGGGTCGAGCGCGACATGCGGAAGCTGTTGGAGACCGTCAGGTCGTCATTCAGGTCATGCTCGATCTTGAAGGTGCCGCTGTCGTCGCTGGTCTGGCGATAGTCACGGCTGGTGAGACCATAGAAGTTGTCGCGGTTGACGTTGGCCGGTTTGTCGACGTGGTATTTGCTGCGATTCGAACTGGAGGTCAGCGGGATGCCGTAGTCCGGAATGTCGTCGGTTTCGTTGTGGTAGTAACCGACGATCACCCGGGTGTCGGTGCCCAGGCCGAACGAGAAGGTCGGTGCCACGCCCCAGCGGCTGACGTCCACGCCATCACGTCCGGCGACGTTGGCTTCGTGCTTCATCAGGTTCAGACGGAAGGCCGAGGTGTCGGTCATCTGCTGGTTCAGGTCCAGGGTGGTGCGCTTGGTCTGGTCCGAGCCCCAGGTGAAGCCGCCATTGTAGAAACTGCCCAGTTTGGCGGTCTTGCTGACCAGGTTCAGGCTGCCACCGGTAGAGCCGGCGCCAGTGAAGGCCGAGCCCGGGCCCTTGCTGACTTCGACCGATTCGACGTCGAAGATCTCGCGACTCTGCGAGGCCGGGTCGCGCATGCCGTCAATGAACACGTCGCTTTCGGCGTTGAAGCCCCGAATGATCGGGCGGTCACCGGCCGGGTTGCCACCTTCGCCGGCACCGAAGGTGATGCCGGGCGTGGTACGCAGGGCATCGACCAGACTGGTGGCACCCGTGTCGCGGATCACTTGTTGCGGGATGACGGTCACGCTTTTTGGCGTTTCGCGCAGCGGTGCGGTGTATTTTTTCGATTGCGATGTATCGGTTTTGTAGGAGGTGTCCTGTTGCTCGCCAACAACGCTGGTGGCGTCCAGCGCAATCGCATTGCCCGAGGCTTTTTCATCCGTTTGCTGCGCAGCGAAGGCCATGTGTCCGGCAGAGCCGGCAGTGATTGCCATGCCGATGGCAGAGGCGAGCAAACGCGGTGAACTGACGGCTGATTGTAGTTGTTGGCGTGACATGTGAATTCCCCTCCCCAAGGATTTGAGGTCGCGGAATATAGGGTAAACAGGTATTCGTATCAATTGCGAAATATTGTTATTCGCGACGAATTTACATTCTTTACAATTTCACCTTACGGTTTTTGCCGATTCATCCGTCGTGCGGGTTTTACACGGTCAATAAGAATCAATACCATTGGCACCCCTTTACCATCAGGTACGATCGCCATGCTGCTGCACATCCCCGGCCTGTTCGCCAAAGACGAAGTGCAGCGCATCCGCGAGGCGCTGGAGCAGGCTGACTGGGCCGATGGCAGGATCACCGCCGGCTATCAGTCGGCCAAGGCCAAGCACAATCTGCAACTGCCTGAAGGCCATCCACTGGCCAAGGAAATCGGCGCAGCGATGCTCGAACGGCTGTGGAAAAATCCGTTGTTCATGTCCGCCGCGCTGCCGCACAAAGTCTTTCCGCCGTTGCTCAACTGCTACACAGCGGGCGGAAGTTTCGACTTTCACATCGACAATGCCGTGCGCCAGCCCAAGGGCAGCATCGAGCGGGTGCGCACCGATCTGTCGGCCACGCTGTTTTTCAGTGAGCCCGAGGATTACGACGGTGGCGAGCTGGAGATCCAGGACACTTTCGGCAGCCAACGGGTGAAACTCCCGGCCGGCGACATGGTGCTGTACCCGGGCACCAGTCTGCACAAGATCAACGCCGTCACCCGCGGTGCGCGCTATGCCTCGTTTTTCTGGACGCAAAGCCTGGTGCGCGAAGACAGCCAGCGCGCGTTGCTGTTCGAGATGGACGGGGCGATCCAGCAACTGACGCAAGACATGCCCGATCACCCGTCGCTGATTCGCCTCACCGGCACCTATCACAACCTGCTGCGGCGCTGGGTCGAGGTATGAGTTATCAACTGCGCCGCGAAGAAGTGCTCGACGGCACGCAGCTCAGCGCCATGCTCGAAGAAAGCCCGGCCCGTGCCGCGCAGGCGATTCTGCTGGCTGCCGGCCAGGGCATTGTCGAAGCGCAGGCACTGCTCGGACAGATCCTGCTCGATGGCCGTGGCATCGCCCAGGATCAGCCGCTGGCGCTGCGTTGGTTCGGCATCGCTGCCGGGCAGGGGCACCTGATGGCGCGCAACATGCTCGGCCGTTGCCATGAACATGGCTGGGGTTGTGTGGCGGATGCGGCGACTGCCGCGCAGCATTATCGAATCGCCGCAGATGCCGGGCTTGATTGGGCGATGTACAACCTGGCCAATCTGCTGGCCACTGGGCGAGGTGTGGCGGGGGATCAGCTTCAGGCATTGACGCTGTACAGACGCGCTGCTGAAGCAGGCCATGCGAAGTCGATGAACCTGCTGGGACGTTATCTGGAAGAAGGGCAGGTGTGCCCGGCGGATCCGTTGCTGGCGCGTGACTGGTATCGACGCTCGGCCGAGGGCGGGGATTTTCGGGGGCAGTTCAGTTACGCCGCTGTGCTGGCTGATGCAGGACTGATCGAGGACGCACTGGGCTGGTTGCGCAAGGCACTGGCTGCAGGGAATGCGAGCTTCTTGCGGGTGAGCATCGACTCATTGTCGAACGCCCGTCACCCGCAGATTCGCCAGATGGTCGATGCTTATCGGCGGCGGCTTGGTGAGTTGTTAGCTGCTTGAATAACCAACCAACAATCTATTCTGGCTATTGAGTAAGTAGTTGGTTTTTTGTTCTTGTATTTAATTTTAATAGTTGATGGCTTGGTGGATTGGTTTTGCCTGGTTAGTGTTGTGTTCGATGTTTGTATTCAAGTAATTGGAAGTTGCTTGCTGGCATCGAAAATTAAGTAATTATGATTAATATCCATGGAAGACAAGGAGTCTCTGATGGAGCTGAAGTTGAATGACAAGGTGGTCGAAGCCGCCGCAAACGCACCTCTGGTATTTGTGAATGCCTCGCTGGGGGCGGGTGAAGAATATAACCGGGGTACCGGTATACAACTGACAAAAGAGCAAATTATCAGTCTTAGAAAGTATGAGGTTCTCGGCCTCTCGCTTCCCGTTCGGCTGCAGGATGTTGTTGCCTATCTAAACTATGGTGCTGGTGATGAAGGGGGGGTGGGGCTAAAAGCGTTGGACTTCCTGCGTACCTTTAGCATGACATATGATCACGCCAAACGCTGGTCGCCGTTGCGCGAAAAGATCATGTTGACGGGCACGGACCTGAAAATCTTTTCCGGCAGTATCATTCGCACAGGTAACGCCATTGTAGAAGTGTATGAGGACCTTAGAGCCTCGAGATATCTGGAAGAACACAACATCAATACGCCTGAGGAGTATCTGAGCCTGAAACGCCAGATGCCGGGGCTTCCCGAACTGGAGCTGTCTTCGGACGATATCCTGGATATCAAGGCCTATCTCAATGACTTGTTGGCTAAAGTTGCGAATTGTCATCAGGGCGCCGAGCGGGTGCGGGCCGAGCTGGACAGTTTCGGCACCGATATGCGCGAAAAAGTGTTGCCGGAAATTGCCTTGCGACTGCAGTTTGTCTCCAGGAACACCTATCAGAACGATATCAAGACGCTGCAAGAAGGCATTGATCAGCGCGCGAATGAAATTGATGAGCTGAACAAGCAATACGATCTACTGGTACAGGAAGCGATCAAGGCGGCAGCCACTCTGAATATTGGTGGATTGATTCTGGGTATCTACCAAGGCGTCAAGGCAGAGAAAATCCGTTCTGAACGTAACCGCCTGAAGCAACTGCAGCAGGTTGATAACCAAAGTATGGCAAGCAAGAACCAGACGCTGAGTTCGTTGAACAAGATTCGAGATGATCTGCAGAATCTGAGTTACGTGGCCATTGAAGCCGAGGTTGCCACGCAGAACCTCATGCTGGTATGGAATGCCCTGGGTGACTATGTCGAAGCTTCTGTCAAAGAGGTTGATGGTATTTTCGAAGCGACCTCATTGCGGCGCTTCAAGAATCAATTGCTAAATATCATTGATCCTTGGGAGCAAATAAAAGTCAGCTCCGATCAATTACTGAAAGTATTTGAGGAGGCTGATAAGGATTATGAGAGAAGCGGTCTGGTTGTTCGGAGTAGGTCAATGATGTCTTTGCTATCGGTTAGTTCGGCTGTTCCCGCATTCAATATAACCCGGCTGCGTGAGCATAATGCTTCGGTGCAAGGGTTCAATACCACGGCTCAGATGCTCTTCGAGCAATTCGATTACATGCCTGGGACTGTCGGGACCATGAACAATCTGGCGCTCGCCGTCAACAAGGCCACCTACGACCTGCGGAGTCAGGCACAGGCCACCGGCATTTACCTGGAGCGCGCGGAGAAGAAACTGCGCAGCTATCAGGCTGAGTTGGAGTATCCGGAGGACGCGGACGAAGTTCGCGAAGATATGGAGGTCGAGCTGAAGAATATCTTCAATAAGGTATCGGTCCAGACCGAAGATCTGAAAGCTGTGCACAAGAGCATCAGCGCTCATTACGACCGCAGCGCCTCGGCCGAATGGGTCGTGACGCTCAAGGCTGAACGTGCGACGACTGTCGAGCTCAAGGTCACGTTCGACGAAAAACTCGCAGGCCTGGCTGTCGAGATGAAGTCTGTTTCCGAGGGGATTGATCTGATCGCCAAGGCGGGCATCGAGAAAATTGGCGAACAAGTGCAGTTGTCGCTGGAAAATATCAAGGCACTGGGCCTGGCGCCACCTCAGGTGCAAGTCGTCTTGCTGGCTATCGATACGCTGAAGAAAATGATTTCCGGCATTGGCGAGGCCATTTCCTTCCTCAATATGCTGGCGGCGTACAACCGACTGAATGACAAGGCAGGTGATCTGCGCACGCAGATCAACAAGTACATCAAAGACATCGCCCGGATTGATGGCCGGATTGAACTGGTCGAAACCCTGGATCAACTGGACGATGGCCGTGCGAAATACGCTGGAGAGTTCTCCATTTTGATCGATGACTTTACGCAGTTCGCCAGTGATTTCAGGCAGAACACTTCGCTTCCCGTCGAAACCCGAGCGCAAGCTGCGATTGTTCGAGTCGCCGAAGTCGTCAAGCATTTGAAGAGCATTCATCAATAACAAGGAGCTGGGAGGGTGGGCTACCGGCCCACCTTCTCTGATACAGCATGAATGTTCTGGCTTATGAGTTTTCAGCGGCGCAACGGCGTGTGCTCGATCGCTACATACGATTTCTCGGCGCTTTGCCGATGACATTCAACGCGATACCACTGGTTTGCGAGCGCCGTAGAAAAGAGGGGCATCAATTGGCGGTTCTGGCCAGGGACTCGCGTCTGAATAACGCCCCTTTCAATCAGCGCTACCTGCAAGAATTCTGGGCGCGTACCGAAGCGTCAAGGCTTCTTGGCGCGGGGTATATCGGGGATCTGGAGGTTTTCACTCGCGAATCCCTGGATATCGCAGGCAAAACCTCCAGGCACGAGCCCGTCAGCCAAGTGGACTTTCGGCTGTTCAGCCTTTCCCGGTCGGCCAGCTGGAAGTTGTTTCCCGCGCAGAATGTTGCTGGCCTGATACACGAACTGGCACTTCGGTTCTATGTGCTCAGTGCCGAGATACGACGGCTGAAACACACGGTCGTGGAAGTTCACGACGAGTCATTTGGTTTGAAGTCAGTGTTTGTCAGCGCCATGGATCACCGTTCCTGCCTGTGCCATACGACTCCCACGGTTGCCCAGGGGTTGTTTGGCGATCCATTGACGACTCCGGTCTGGGACCTGGCCTATGCTTCGACTGATCCGGCCATCAGGGCGGCTGAATACAAGGCCGATGTCGTGGCGTTATTCAGTGGATTCGTTTCGGTGAGTACGCAGATGGGGTTATTCATTGAAGGGCTTTATCAGCGCCTCGACGGTCTGTGCAATCAACTCTTGCAGGCGATGAATGCGGTGAAACTGAGCGAGCTGAATTTCAAACTGGCCGCTATTACCGAGAACGCCAATGAGTGCATGGCGATGCTGAACCATCTTGAGGTATGGCTTCGCAAATAAAAAAGGCCCATGGTTTCCATGGGCCTTTTTCTCAGTCGTTGCGTGTCACACGTAAAACGATTTCAGCGGCGGGAAGCCATTGAACTCTACGGCGCTGTAACTGGTGGTGTAGGCACCAGTCGACAGCCAGTACAGACGATCACCGATCGCCAGGTTCAGTGGCAGGCCGTACTTGTAGTTTTCGTACATGATGTCGGCGCTGTCACAGGTTGGGCCGGCGATGACCACTTCTTCCATCTCGCCTTTTTTCTCGGTCCAGATCGGGAACTTGATCGCTTCGTCCATGGTTTCGATCAGGCCGGAGAACTTGCCCACATCGGTGTAGACCCAACGCTCGACGGCGGTGCGGGATTTGCGGGCAACCAGTACCACTTCGCTGACCAGAATGCCGGCGTTGGCGATCAACGAACGGCCCGGCTCCAGAATGATTTCCGGCAGGTCATCACCGAAGTCTTCTTTCAGAAAGCGGATGATTTCTTCGGCGTAGGTTTCCAGGCTGTTGGTACGGGTGATGTAGTTGGCCGGGAAGCCGCCGCCCATGTTGATCAGCTTCAGGTGAATGCCGTCTTCTTCTTTCAGGCGTTCGAAGATCACTTTGACCTTGGCGATCGCGGCGTCCCAGACGCTGATGTCACGCTGTTGCGAGCCAACGTGGAACGAAATGCCGTACGGCACCAGGCCCAGGTCGCGGGCGAGGATCAGCAGGTCCATGGCCATGTCGGTCTGGCAGCCGAACTTGCGCGACAGGGGCCAGTCGGCAGTGGTCGAGCCTTCGGTCAGGATGCGCACGTAAACTTTGGCGCCCGGGGCAGCCTTGGCGATGTTGCGCAGGTCGGCTTCCGAGTCGGTGGCGAACAGGCGCACGCCCTTCTCATAGAAGTAGCGGATGTCCTTGGATTTCTTGATGGTGTTGCCGTAGCTGATCTGGTCCGGGCTGACGCCACGGCTCAGCACTTTGTCCAGCTCATAGATGGAGGCGATGTCGAAGCTCGAACCTTTCTCTTTGAGCAGATCGATGATCTCGACGGCCGGGTTGGCCTTGACCGCGTAGTAGACCTTGGCGAATTCGAAACCGGCGCGCAGGTCATCGTAGGCCTTGGCGATCATCGCGGTGTCGATCACCACGAACGGGGTTTCCTGTTTGTCGGCGAACGCTTTCATTTTGTCGAATGTAGCGCGCGCGAAATAGTCTTCGACCTGAATCGACATGCTGGGAGCTCCTATGGGCAAACTCGTAAAAACAATGGGTGCAAATGAACGCCCTCCGTATCCCCACTTTGGTTCGCCTACTTCCCAAGGCATGTCGCCGAAAGCAAAAAGGCCACGGGCGTATTTGCCCTTGGCCTTGCTGTCTCGTCGTCAGTACTTGAGCCGGATGGATCGTTTCCAGCATGGACGTTCGGCGCGAACTTTAGGGCGTGAGGGGCCTGAGATCAACTAAAAATGTCGCGTTTTTGCACGCTTCTGACGTGCGTCGCGGATATCACTCTTTGTAGCCGACCGAGATGACGGACAGATGTTCCCCGAGAATTTTCAAGTGTTAAAAATACCTGCACGTTCGCAGCTTTTGTCGGCGAAGTCGTGGGTAAGTGTGATAGGCGCAACATCGGCGACGATGGCCGCGAGAGATGGGGGTGAGGGGGATTTTGGCTGTTTGGACGGCTATCCAGCGCATGCTGTCTGGTTCTCAAGTGTTGAGATTCTTTTCCGCCTTGTGAATGACTTGGTAACGCCCCCATTTCTGTAGGAGTGAGCCTGCTCGCGATGACTTTTTTAAAGCCAACATCTTCATCGACTGACATTGCGCTATCGCGAGCAGGCTCACTCCTACAGGGTTTTGTGTTTTACCGACTATCAGGCAACCACGGCTTCAGCCGGCGAGACGATATTGGTCTTCATCCCCCGCGAACGTCCCGAGCTCAGATACGCCGCAATCGACTCCTGCGTGACCTCACCGAGGAACACCCGCTCGGCATCCATCACCGGCAGCCACGAACGATTGAACTCGTACATGCGCGACAGCAGGATGCGCAAATGCTCGTCGTACGCCGCCGTGGCGTTGAACTCGCGCAAAAATTGCGCGCAGGTGCCGGTCTGGCGGTGCAGGTCGCGGCGACGCACGTAGCCCAGCGCCTTGTTCTCGGCACAGGTGACCACCACGTAGCGGCGGTCATGTTCGTCCATCAATTCCAGCGCATCAGCCACTGGCGTCTCCGGGCTCACCGACGGTGCGTTGTCCGCCGCATCTTCTGCCTTCACCAACAACAGACGCTTGAGCGTGCTGTCCTGGCCGACGAAGTTGCTGACAAAGTCGTCCGCCGGATGCGCGAGCAGGGTGTCCGGATGATCGATCTGCAGCAGTTTGCCGGCGCGGAAGATCGCGATCTTGTCGCCCAGTTTGATCGCTTCGTCGATGTCGTGGCTGACCATGATCACGGTCTTGTTCAGCGCCCGTTGCATCTCGAAGAACTCGTTCTGGATCATCTCGCGGTTGATCGGGTCGACCGCACCGAACGGCTCGTCCATCAGCAACAGTGGGGCATCCGCCGCCAATGCACGGATCACCCCGATCCGCTGCTGCTGGCCGCCGGACAGTTCACGCGGGTAGCGATGCAGATACTGCTTGGGTTCCAGCTTGATCATGCTCATCAGTTCGCGAGCGCGGTCGTGGCATTTCTGTTTGTCCCAGCCGAGCAGTTTCGGCACCACGACGATGTTCTCTTCGATGGTCATGTTCGGGAACAGACCGATCTGCTGAATCACGTAGCCGATGTTGCGGCGCAGGGTCACTTCGTCCAGATCGGTGGTGTCCTCGCCGTTGATCAGGATCTTGCCCGAGGTCGGTTTGATCAGGCGGTTGATCATTTTCAGCGTGGTGCTTTTGCCGCAACCCGATGGCCCGAGGAACACACAGATTTCGCCTTCATTGACGGTCAGGCTTACCGAGTCCACGGCTTTGACATCTTTGCCGTTGCTCTGGAAGGTCTTGCTGAGGTTTTGAAGTTCGATCATTTGAGGAGTCCTTTTGGAGTCAGCGTGCGTTGCAGCCACTGCAGGAGGAGGTCGGCGAAGATCGCCAGAAGACTGACCAGCAGCGCGCCGACGATCAGCATCGACATGTCGCTGCGGCTGATGGAGGCGAGGATCAACACGCCAAGGCCGCCGGCGCCGATGGTCGCGGCGATGGTCATCACGCCGATGTTCATCACCACGGCGGTGCGCACCCCGGCGAGGATCACCGGTACCGCAATCGGCAGCTCGACCATGCGCAGGCGCTGGCCGAAGGTCATGCCGATGCCGCGTGCGGCTTCACGAATGCCCGGTTCCACGCCGGTCAGGGCGAGGTAGGTGTTGCGCATGATCGGCAGCAGCGAATAGAGGAACACGGCGGTGATCGCTGGCATCGGCCCGAGGCCCTGGCCGAACTTGGAGTAGAACGGCAGCAGCAAACCGAACAGGGCAATCGACGGCACGGTCAGTAGCACTGTGGCGCTGGCCTGCAACGGCCCGGCAAGGGTCGGAAAGCGCGTCATCAGGATGCCCAGCGGCACGCCAACGACAATCGCCAGGGTCACGGCGATACCGACCAGGGTGATGTGCTGCCAGGTCAGGTGCATCACCTGCTGCCAGTCGAGGTGGGAAAAGGCGTTCAGAAATTCCATGACTTTTCCTCCTTAGTTGAGTGGGTGCTGGCGCAGGAAATCGGCGGCGACTTTCGACGGGCTTTCGTGGCCGACGTCGACCCGCGCGTTGAGCTGGCGCATGGTTTCGTCGTCGAACAGTTGCGCCAATGGCTTGAGCTGCTCGGCCAGTTGCGGGTGCGCGTCCAGATACGCCTGACGCACCACGGGTGCGGCGGTGTAATCCGGGAAGTAGTGCTTGTCGTCTTCCAGCAGCTTCAGGCCGAAAGCGTTCAAGCGGCCGTCGGTGGTGTAGACCAGACCGGCAAACACCTGACCATTGCGCAGCGCGGTGTAGACCAGCCCCGCGTCCATCTGGCGGATGTTCTTGCGGGTCAGGTTCATGCCGTAGAGCTTGACCATGCCGTCCAGACCGTCGGAGCGGTTGGCGAACTCGGTGTCCAGCGCCACCAGGTGGTTGGTCTTGGCTTCAGTCTGCAGCACCTCATTCAACTGACTGATGTTGTTGATCTGCGGATATTCCTCCGCCACTTTTTTCGGCAGGGCGAGGGCGTAGGTGTTGCTGAATTTCGACGGAGTCAGCCAGACCAGGCCTTTTTTCGCGTCGAGTTCTTTCACCCGGGCGTAGGACTGTTCGCTGTCGAGTTTCTCGGTGACATGGTTGTAGGCTACCAGCGACACGCCGGTGTATTCCCAGAGCATGTCCAGTTGCCCGCTTTCGTGGGCGCTGCGGGCCAGGTTGCTGCCCAGACCGCCGGTGATCTGCGCGTCGTAGCCTTTGCTGCGCAGGTATTGCGCGGTGATTTCCGCGAGCAGCGTCTGTTCGGTGAACACCCGGGCGCCGAGGCGGATCACCGGTTTTTCAGCGGCTTGCGCGATTCCTGCGAACAGCAGGATGCAGCCTGCTATCAATCCCAAAGACGAGCTAAATCGTTTCATAAATATTCCTTCGCAAGAGCCTTAAGACGGGCGCAAACCGCGTTCCAGCCAGAGGCGGCTGGCGAGGGTGACCACGCCATCGAGCAGCAAGGCCAGCAGCGCGGTGC
Coding sequences within it:
- a CDS encoding alpha-xenorhabdolysin family binary toxin subunit A encodes the protein MELKLNDKVVEAAANAPLVFVNASLGAGEEYNRGTGIQLTKEQIISLRKYEVLGLSLPVRLQDVVAYLNYGAGDEGGVGLKALDFLRTFSMTYDHAKRWSPLREKIMLTGTDLKIFSGSIIRTGNAIVEVYEDLRASRYLEEHNINTPEEYLSLKRQMPGLPELELSSDDILDIKAYLNDLLAKVANCHQGAERVRAELDSFGTDMREKVLPEIALRLQFVSRNTYQNDIKTLQEGIDQRANEIDELNKQYDLLVQEAIKAAATLNIGGLILGIYQGVKAEKIRSERNRLKQLQQVDNQSMASKNQTLSSLNKIRDDLQNLSYVAIEAEVATQNLMLVWNALGDYVEASVKEVDGIFEATSLRRFKNQLLNIIDPWEQIKVSSDQLLKVFEEADKDYERSGLVVRSRSMMSLLSVSSAVPAFNITRLREHNASVQGFNTTAQMLFEQFDYMPGTVGTMNNLALAVNKATYDLRSQAQATGIYLERAEKKLRSYQAELEYPEDADEVREDMEVELKNIFNKVSVQTEDLKAVHKSISAHYDRSASAEWVVTLKAERATTVELKVTFDEKLAGLAVEMKSVSEGIDLIAKAGIEKIGEQVQLSLENIKALGLAPPQVQVVLLAIDTLKKMISGIGEAISFLNMLAAYNRLNDKAGDLRTQINKYIKDIARIDGRIELVETLDQLDDGRAKYAGEFSILIDDFTQFASDFRQNTSLPVETRAQAAIVRVAEVVKHLKSIHQ
- a CDS encoding type III PLP-dependent enzyme; amino-acid sequence: MSIQVEDYFARATFDKMKAFADKQETPFVVIDTAMIAKAYDDLRAGFEFAKVYYAVKANPAVEIIDLLKEKGSSFDIASIYELDKVLSRGVSPDQISYGNTIKKSKDIRYFYEKGVRLFATDSEADLRNIAKAAPGAKVYVRILTEGSTTADWPLSRKFGCQTDMAMDLLILARDLGLVPYGISFHVGSQQRDISVWDAAIAKVKVIFERLKEEDGIHLKLINMGGGFPANYITRTNSLETYAEEIIRFLKEDFGDDLPEIILEPGRSLIANAGILVSEVVLVARKSRTAVERWVYTDVGKFSGLIETMDEAIKFPIWTEKKGEMEEVVIAGPTCDSADIMYENYKYGLPLNLAIGDRLYWLSTGAYTTSYSAVEFNGFPPLKSFYV
- a CDS encoding betaine/proline/choline family ABC transporter ATP-binding protein (Members of the family are the ATP-binding subunit of ABC transporters for substrates such as betaine, L-proline or other amino acids, choline, carnitine, etc. The substrate specificity is best determined from the substrate-binding subunit, rather than this subunit, as it interacts with the permease subunit and not with substrate directly.) codes for the protein MIELQNLSKTFQSNGKDVKAVDSVSLTVNEGEICVFLGPSGCGKSTTLKMINRLIKPTSGKILINGEDTTDLDEVTLRRNIGYVIQQIGLFPNMTIEENIVVVPKLLGWDKQKCHDRARELMSMIKLEPKQYLHRYPRELSGGQQQRIGVIRALAADAPLLLMDEPFGAVDPINREMIQNEFFEMQRALNKTVIMVSHDIDEAIKLGDKIAIFRAGKLLQIDHPDTLLAHPADDFVSNFVGQDSTLKRLLLVKAEDAADNAPSVSPETPVADALELMDEHDRRYVVVTCAENKALGYVRRRDLHRQTGTCAQFLREFNATAAYDEHLRILLSRMYEFNRSWLPVMDAERVFLGEVTQESIAAYLSSGRSRGMKTNIVSPAEAVVA
- a CDS encoding ABC transporter permease, whose product is MEFLNAFSHLDWQQVMHLTWQHITLVGIAVTLAIVVGVPLGILMTRFPTLAGPLQASATVLLTVPSIALFGLLLPFYSKFGQGLGPMPAITAVFLYSLLPIMRNTYLALTGVEPGIREAARGIGMTFGQRLRMVELPIAVPVILAGVRTAVVMNIGVMTIAATIGAGGLGVLILASISRSDMSMLIVGALLVSLLAIFADLLLQWLQRTLTPKGLLK